A stretch of the Acyrthosiphon pisum isolate AL4f chromosome A2, pea_aphid_22Mar2018_4r6ur, whole genome shotgun sequence genome encodes the following:
- the LOC100163915 gene encoding AP-3 complex subunit sigma-like, whose translation MIKAILVFNNYGKPRLSKFYQYFNEDMQQQIIKETFQLVSKRDDNVCNFLEGGSLIGGSDYKLIYRHYATLYFVFCVDSSESELGILDLIQVFVETLDKCFENVCELDLIFHVDKIHYILNELVMGGMVLETNMTEILSRIEEQNKLEKQEAGLAGAPSRAVSAMKNMNIPQQLKDMKLPDLPQAIKELKF comes from the exons ATGATCAAAGCAATATTGGTCTTTAACAATTACGGAAAGCCTAGACTTTCTAAATtctatcaatatttt aaTGAAGACATGCAACAGCAAATTATTAAGGAGACATTTCAGTTGGTTTCCAAACGAGATGACAATGTTTGCAACTTTCTTGAAGGTGGAag tctCATTGGAGGATCTGATTACAAACTGATTTATCGTCATTATGCTACATTGTATTTCGTGTTTTGTGTAGATTCGTCTGAATCAGAACTTGGTATTCTTGATTTAATTCAAGTATTTGTTGAAACACTcgataaatgttttgaaaacgtTTGTGAACTCGATCTTATATTTCACGTCGACaag attcattacattttaaatgaactAGTAATGGGTGGGATGGTTCTAGAAACTAATATGACTGAAATACTTTCAAGAATagaagaacaaaataaattggaGAAACAAGAA GCGGGTCTTGCTGGTGCACCATCTAGAGCTGTGTCTGctatgaaaaatatgaatattccaCAACAGTTAAAGGATATGAAACTTCCAGATCTCCCTCAAGCCATTAAGGAATTGAAGTTCTGA